In the Parasteatoda tepidariorum isolate YZ-2023 chromosome 3, CAS_Ptep_4.0, whole genome shotgun sequence genome, one interval contains:
- the LOC139425240 gene encoding enolase-phosphatase E1-like, with amino-acid sequence MEEIIEKIKKLSISNGIEKNESKDNVSALKCIKQIVDELLIAEEEVDFEKKSTYDLRSTPSRLKYVDGFREKIKYSDDCYSVSKEADAPIQQLSAVRNGIFSNSAFSGNESNSNSFFDLRRTPSRILRQNSTTVSSPYDKKAVAITDEVIETSSEEDLKRSDKFNATAEMIAMIDKKDFIKEAYDLRNTPSREIRKSTDSKIETTNDSVENKDYDLHLSANNEDSASRQLCFTVQDGNFGYFAARGNNINLNNSYDLRLTPSRILRRVDTTVSSTSVKNPEVGKDDITETFPKEDLKGLGKFDDSPIKTDKKEFLRETYDLRSTPMREIRQKTETSSNTGSENEARSESPVKISKQEFVRENYDLRGTPMRDTRQKIETSSNTGSENKARNESPVKIGKQEFVRETYDLRGTPMSEIRQKIETSSNTGSENEARNESPMKTDKKESIREAYDLRSTPLREIRQKMETSSNTEKEKEAKSESLEINMNKCVENPKELSTADNFLSKEHVSKPFAVSNFSSKKGKKVLFNENSVNKLTDFVMSSQFGEKIKKGVPSIDLKENHFEAPL; translated from the coding sequence ATGGAAgagataattgaaaaaataaaaaagctaagcATCTCGAATGggatagaaaaaaatgaaagcaaagaTAATGTATCAGCACTTAAGTGCATAAAACAAATTGTTGATGAACTCTTGATTGCTGAAGAGGAAGtcgatttcgaaaaaaaaagtacttacgatTTAAGAAGTACACCTTCGCGTTTAAAGTATGTAGATGGTttcagggaaaaaataaaatactctgaTGACTGCTATTCTGTCAGTAAAGAAGCTGATGCACCTATCCAACAACTTTCTGCTgtaagaaatggaattttttcgaATTCTGCTTTTAGTGGAAATGAGTCTAATTCGAATAGTTTTTTTGATTTAAGGCGTACACCTTCAAGAATACTGCGACAAAATAGCACTACAGTTTCATCACCATATGATAAAAAAGCAGTGGCAATTACAGATGAGGTTATTGAAACTTCATCTGAAGAGGATTTGAAAAGGTCTGACAAATTCAATGCAACAGCCGAGATGATTGCTATGATagataaaaaggattttataaagGAGGCCTATGATTTGCGAAATACACCATcgagagaaattcgcaaaagtACAGATTCCAAAATTGAGACGACAAATGATTCTGTTGAAAACAAAGACTATGATTTACATCTTTCGGCTAATAATGAAGATAGCGCATCCAGGCAATTATGTTTTACTGTACAAGATGGCAATTTtggttattttgctgctaggggaaataatataaatttgaataattcctATGATTTAAGACTTACACCTTCAAGAATTTTGCGAAGAGTTGATACTACAGTTTCATCTACATCGGTAAAAAATCCAGAGGTAGGTAAAGACGATATTACTGAAACTTTTCctaaagaagatttaaaaggaTTGGGGAAATTCGATGACTCACCCATTAAAACAGATAAGAaggaatttttaagagaaacttATGATTTACGAAGCACGCCAATGAGAGAAATTCGCCAAAAAACAGAAACTTCTTCTAATACAGGCTCAGAAAATGAAGCGAGAAGTGAGTCAcctgtaaaaataagtaaacaagaGTTTGTAAGGGAAAATTATGATTTACGTGGTACGCCAATGAGAGACACTCGCCAAAAAATAGAAACCTCATCTAATACAGGATCAGAAAATAAAGCGAGAAATGAGTCACCTGTAAAAATAGGTAAACAAGAGTTTGTAAGGGAAACTTATGATTTACGAGGTACGCCAATGAGTGaaattcgacaaaaaatagaaacttcaTCTAATACAGGTTCAGAAAATGAAGCGAGAAATGAATCTCCCatgaaaacagataaaaaagaatctatAAGGGAAGCTTATGACTTACGAAGTACACCATTGAGAGAAATTCGTCAAAAAATGGAAACTTCATCTAATACAGAGAAGGAAAAGGAAGCGAAAAGTGAATCTCTTGAAATCAATATGAATAAATGTGTAGAGAATCCGAAGGAACTTTCAACTGCCGATAATTTCTTAAGTAAGGAACATGTTTCCAAACCATTTGCAGTTTCTAACTTTTCTAGCAAGAAGGGTAAAAAAGTGCTTTTCAATGAAAACTCTGTCAATAAATTAACTGATTTTGTCATGTCTTCTCAGTTTGGCGAGAAAATTAAGAAGGGAGTTCCTAGCATTGATTTGAAAGAAAACCACTTTGAAGCACCTTTATAG